One Fusobacterium ulcerans DNA segment encodes these proteins:
- a CDS encoding Na/Pi cotransporter family protein produces MYLDVFFKVVGGLGLFLYGMENMSSGMQKIAGEKLKKTLAALTTNRIMAIIMGIFVTGMAQSSSVSTVMTIGFINASLLTLQQGLGVILGANVGTTITGWLLALNIGKYGLPIVGFAAITFMFLKGEKSRTRALTIMGFGFIFLGLELMSTGLSPLRTLPEFIELFHSFKAHTFLGVIKVALVGALLTAVVQSSAATLGITITLAVQGLIDYPTAVALVLGENVGTTVTALFASIGANSNAKRAAYAHTLINIVGVMWATVLFKPYLKLLENFSDPTVNMSTAIATAHTIFNIVNVILFIPFVGYLAKFLCKIVKDDDNGIVRVTRLSSLMVTLPSVIISQTKTEVLAMASNIKEVFFKLEELYYDDSKLEAYCEEINNIEYKLDLYEKEVSDANFSILNKGLQASYVEETRGNLITCDEYETISDYLARVSNGLRRLKSDDIHLTDIKKETLQKLNSMVFDFFDDINKAYDTNNKELFIVSIKKYTAIKNLYKEARNEHFANEATNNDIMPSKLSTGYMDILNYYRRATDHIYNIIEHFAKI; encoded by the coding sequence ATGTATTTAGACGTCTTTTTTAAGGTGGTAGGAGGACTGGGACTTTTCCTTTATGGTATGGAAAATATGTCTTCTGGAATGCAGAAAATTGCTGGAGAAAAACTGAAAAAAACTCTGGCAGCTCTTACTACTAACAGGATAATGGCTATCATTATGGGGATATTCGTAACAGGAATGGCTCAATCTTCATCTGTAAGTACTGTTATGACAATAGGTTTTATAAACGCTTCCCTTCTTACTCTTCAGCAAGGACTTGGAGTTATTCTTGGAGCCAATGTTGGAACTACTATTACTGGTTGGCTGTTAGCCCTTAATATTGGTAAGTATGGACTTCCAATAGTCGGATTTGCTGCTATCACATTTATGTTTTTAAAAGGTGAAAAGAGCAGAACAAGAGCCCTTACAATAATGGGATTTGGATTTATCTTTTTAGGACTTGAATTGATGAGTACAGGATTAAGTCCACTGAGAACACTTCCTGAATTTATAGAATTATTTCACTCGTTCAAAGCACATACATTCTTAGGAGTTATAAAAGTTGCACTGGTTGGTGCTCTTCTTACTGCTGTTGTTCAATCTTCAGCTGCTACTCTGGGAATTACTATAACTTTGGCTGTACAAGGACTTATTGATTATCCTACTGCTGTTGCTCTTGTACTGGGAGAAAATGTTGGGACAACAGTTACTGCATTATTTGCTTCTATTGGAGCTAACTCTAATGCTAAAAGAGCTGCTTATGCTCATACTCTTATTAATATAGTTGGGGTTATGTGGGCGACAGTATTATTCAAGCCGTATTTAAAACTGCTGGAAAATTTTTCTGATCCTACTGTAAATATGTCTACAGCAATAGCTACTGCACATACTATTTTCAATATAGTCAATGTTATTTTATTTATTCCTTTTGTTGGATATCTTGCTAAGTTTCTATGTAAGATTGTTAAAGATGATGATAATGGAATTGTCAGAGTTACTCGTTTAAGTTCTCTAATGGTAACACTTCCCAGCGTTATTATCAGTCAGACAAAAACTGAAGTACTGGCAATGGCCTCTAATATAAAAGAAGTATTCTTCAAACTGGAAGAGCTTTATTATGATGATTCCAAGCTTGAAGCTTATTGTGAAGAAATAAACAATATTGAATACAAACTCGACCTTTATGAAAAAGAAGTATCTGATGCAAACTTCTCCATACTGAATAAGGGATTGCAGGCATCTTATGTAGAAGAAACAAGAGGAAATCTTATCACATGTGATGAATATGAAACTATCAGTGATTATCTTGCCAGAGTATCCAATGGATTGAGAAGATTAAAATCTGATGATATACATCTTACTGACATAAAAAAAGAAACTCTTCAAAAACTCAATAGTATGGTTTTTGATTTCTTCGATGATATAAATAAAGCTTATGATACAAACAACAAAGAATTATTTATTGTTTCTATTAAAAAGTACACTGCCATAAAAAATCTTTACAAAGAAGCGAGAAATGAGCATTTTGCCAATGAAGCTACAAATAATGATATCATGCCTTCTAAATTAAGTACTGGATATATGGATATTCTAAACTACTACAGAAGAGCAACAGATCATATCTATAATATAATCGAGCACTTTGCAAAAATTTAA
- a CDS encoding ABC transporter ATP-binding protein: MGKKDIKIENINKSYDGVQVLKNINLNIEDGEFFSILGPSGCGKTTLLRMIAGFIEPDSGAIYLGDEDIISLPPNKRNVNTIFQKYALFPHLSVYENVAFPLRIKKVDEATIDEEVKKFIKMVGLSEHIYKKPNQLSGGQQQRVSIARALINKPGVLLLDEPLSALDAKLRQNLLIELDTIHDEVGITFIFITHDQQEALSISDRIAVMNEGKVLQVGTPAEVYEAPADSFVADFIGENNFFDGRIVSIQNDTYATLVNDDLGELIFEMDKPAKVGDYVQVSIRPEKIKLSKTMPKKLHENYNILKVYVDEVIYSGFQSKYFVWLNNDKKNPFKVFKQHAVYFDDNDEGAIWWDEDAYISWDADDGFLVEVRAGEEK; this comes from the coding sequence TTGGGAAAAAAAGATATTAAAATTGAAAATATCAATAAAAGTTATGATGGAGTTCAAGTATTAAAGAACATCAATTTAAATATAGAAGACGGAGAGTTTTTCTCTATTTTAGGACCTTCAGGATGTGGGAAAACTACACTTTTGAGAATGATTGCTGGATTTATAGAACCTGACAGTGGAGCTATTTATCTGGGAGATGAGGATATTATATCACTTCCTCCTAATAAAAGAAATGTAAATACTATATTTCAAAAATATGCTTTATTTCCACATTTAAGTGTATATGAAAATGTAGCGTTTCCTTTGAGAATAAAAAAAGTAGATGAAGCAACCATAGATGAAGAGGTAAAGAAATTTATCAAAATGGTAGGGCTTAGTGAACATATATATAAAAAACCAAATCAATTATCTGGTGGACAGCAGCAGAGGGTTTCAATAGCAAGAGCTTTGATAAACAAACCGGGAGTACTTCTTTTGGATGAACCGCTATCAGCTCTTGATGCTAAATTGAGACAGAATCTTTTGATAGAATTAGATACTATTCACGATGAAGTAGGGATAACATTTATTTTTATTACACATGATCAGCAGGAGGCTCTTTCTATTTCTGACAGAATAGCTGTAATGAATGAGGGAAAAGTTCTTCAGGTAGGAACTCCAGCAGAAGTATATGAAGCTCCAGCAGATTCTTTTGTAGCAGATTTCATAGGAGAAAATAATTTCTTTGATGGAAGAATAGTCTCTATACAAAATGATACATATGCAACTCTTGTAAATGATGATCTGGGAGAACTTATTTTTGAAATGGACAAGCCTGCAAAAGTTGGAGATTATGTACAGGTATCAATAAGACCTGAAAAAATAAAATTATCTAAAACTATGCCTAAAAAATTACATGAAAATTATAATATATTGAAAGTTTATGTAGATGAGGTTATTTATTCTGGATTCCAGAGTAAGTATTTCGTATGGCTGAATAACGATAAGAAAAATCCATTCAAGGTTTTCAAGCAACATGCTGTTTATTTTGATGATAATGATGAAGGGGCTATCTGGTGGGATGAGGATGCCTACATATCTTGGGATGCCGATGATGGATTTTTAGTAGAGGTGAGAGCTGGTGAAGAAAAATAA
- a CDS encoding ABC transporter permease: MVKKNKLGTLYTLPITIWLIIFFMIPMVIVLAYAFLKKGTYGGVELEFSTASFYIFTDKVFLTILLKTIYISVMVTIFTVLLSIPTSYYIARSKYKKELLFLVIVPFWTNFLIRIYAWIALLGNNGFLNSILMKLGIINEPLQFLYNTGAVIVISVYTSLPFAILPLYAVIEKFDFSLMEAARDLGATNGQAFFKIFMPNIKPGIVTAVLFTFIPTLGSYAVPKLVGGTQATMLGNIIAQHLTVTRNWPLASTISGALILVTSIVILIFMKLSNRKMKLDEGVDENE; encoded by the coding sequence CTGGTGAAGAAAAATAAACTGGGAACTTTGTACACTCTGCCAATAACTATATGGCTTATAATTTTCTTTATGATACCAATGGTTATTGTATTAGCCTATGCTTTCTTGAAAAAAGGAACTTATGGAGGAGTAGAATTAGAATTTTCTACAGCTAGTTTTTATATATTTACAGACAAAGTATTTTTGACTATACTTCTGAAAACAATATATATATCTGTAATGGTGACTATTTTCACAGTTCTCCTGTCTATACCTACATCTTATTATATAGCTAGATCTAAGTATAAAAAAGAACTGCTGTTTCTGGTAATTGTACCATTCTGGACAAATTTTCTAATAAGAATATATGCATGGATAGCACTTCTTGGAAATAATGGATTCCTTAATTCAATTCTTATGAAACTGGGAATAATAAATGAACCATTGCAGTTTCTTTATAATACAGGAGCAGTTATAGTAATATCAGTATATACCAGTCTGCCTTTTGCAATACTTCCTCTTTATGCAGTGATAGAAAAATTTGATTTTTCTTTAATGGAAGCTGCAAGGGATTTAGGAGCTACAAATGGACAGGCATTTTTCAAAATATTTATGCCTAACATAAAACCCGGAATAGTAACAGCAGTCCTGTTTACATTTATTCCTACATTAGGTTCTTATGCTGTTCCAAAATTAGTTGGAGGAACACAAGCTACTATGCTAGGAAATATAATAGCACAACATCTGACAGTTACTAGAAACTGGCCTTTAGCATCAACTATATCAGGGGCATTGATATTGGTAACATCTATTGTAATTCTTATCTTTATGAAGCTGAGCAATAGAAAGATGAAACTTGATGAAGGAGTTGATGAAAATGAATAA
- a CDS encoding ABC transporter permease, whose amino-acid sequence MNKRRTSLFFFLLSMLFFYIPLLILIVYSFNEGKSMVWKGFSLKWYEELFMYSDNIWKAFRYSVFIAVLSGVISTVIGTLGAIGLQWYDFKGKKALQLLTYIPLVIPEIILGVSLLILFATIKFELGLTTIFIAHTTFNIPFVLFIILSRLEEFDYSIVEAAYDLGATELQTLRKVIIPAILPGIVSGFLISVTLSFDDFVTTFFVAGPGSSTLPLRIYSMIRLGVSPVINALSVLLIGISIILTLSTKSLQKYFVK is encoded by the coding sequence ATGAATAAAAGAAGAACTTCACTATTTTTCTTTCTGCTTTCAATGCTGTTTTTCTATATTCCTTTGCTTATATTGATTGTTTACTCTTTCAATGAAGGAAAATCTATGGTTTGGAAAGGATTTTCTTTAAAGTGGTATGAAGAACTTTTCATGTATTCAGATAATATCTGGAAAGCTTTTAGATACAGTGTATTTATAGCTGTATTATCAGGAGTAATTTCTACAGTGATAGGAACATTGGGAGCTATTGGGCTTCAATGGTATGATTTTAAGGGAAAGAAAGCGTTGCAGCTTTTAACTTATATTCCATTGGTAATACCAGAGATAATACTGGGAGTATCACTTTTAATCTTGTTTGCTACAATAAAATTTGAACTTGGATTAACAACTATATTTATAGCACATACTACATTTAATATACCTTTTGTGCTTTTTATAATTTTATCAAGATTAGAAGAATTTGATTATTCTATAGTTGAAGCAGCTTATGATCTTGGGGCTACAGAGCTTCAAACTTTAAGAAAAGTAATAATTCCAGCTATTCTTCCTGGAATAGTATCTGGATTTTTAATATCTGTTACTCTGTCTTTTGATGATTTTGTAACTACTTTTTTCGTGGCAGGACCAGGATCTTCTACCCTTCCACTACGTATTTATTCTATGATCAGATTGGGAGTTTCTCCTGTTATAAACGCACTTTCTGTACTACTGATAGGGATTTCTATAATATTAACTTTATCAACAAAAAGTTTACAAAAATATTTTGTTAAATAA
- a CDS encoding peptidylprolyl isomerase, whose amino-acid sequence MKNIFKFLLMVLVLVSAVSCSSLKKMLNSQNVAKYNDIRATFVTTQGEISFYLYPEAAPLTVANFVNLAKRGYYDNTKIHRAVENFVVQGGDPTETGTGGPGYFIPDEIVNWLDFFQQGMLAMANAGPNTGGSQYFMTLYPAEWLNGKHTIFGEYISDSDFEKIRKLEVGDVIKEIKFTGDVDLILSLHKDQVEQWNAILDKEYPNLKKYPIKDISSYGGEAAEYQEELHNIYTRKSDEADNEKEYFIPRLIRATEKKIKGVVSSDEESTEF is encoded by the coding sequence ATGAAAAATATATTTAAGTTTTTATTAATGGTACTAGTTTTAGTGAGTGCAGTTTCATGTTCAAGCTTGAAAAAAATGCTTAATAGTCAAAATGTTGCAAAATATAATGATATAAGAGCTACGTTTGTAACAACACAAGGGGAAATAAGTTTTTATCTTTATCCAGAGGCGGCACCTCTTACTGTAGCTAACTTTGTTAATCTGGCTAAAAGAGGATATTATGATAATACTAAAATACATCGTGCTGTAGAAAACTTTGTTGTTCAAGGAGGAGATCCTACTGAAACTGGAACTGGTGGACCAGGATACTTTATCCCTGATGAAATAGTTAACTGGCTTGATTTCTTCCAACAAGGTATGCTTGCTATGGCTAATGCAGGACCTAACACAGGAGGATCACAATATTTCATGACTTTATATCCTGCTGAATGGTTAAATGGAAAACACACTATATTTGGTGAATATATAAGTGATTCTGATTTTGAAAAAATAAGAAAACTTGAAGTTGGAGATGTTATTAAAGAGATAAAATTTACTGGAGATGTTGATCTTATCCTTTCATTACATAAAGACCAAGTAGAGCAATGGAATGCAATATTAGATAAAGAATATCCAAATTTGAAAAAATATCCTATAAAAGATATTTCTTCTTATGGTGGAGAAGCTGCTGAATATCAAGAAGAATTACATAATATCTATACTAGAAAAAGTGATGAGGCAGATAATGAAAAAGAATACTTTATCCCAAGATTAATAAGAGCTACTGAAAAGAAAATAAAAGGAGTAGTTTCTTCTGATGAAGAATCAACAGAATTTTAA
- the asrA gene encoding anaerobic sulfite reductase subunit AsrA: protein MGYFVSNEKFDQIINKMGEKYRVYAPKRFEGQGRYSDTDVIRYDEITSIKEIVHDVKSTYSAKEVLTPLNQTIMYFTEGKYTESQLKDERDILIFARACDINAIKRFDDIYLKNGSYEDPYYKRVREKTKFILMECPSNGWDTCFCVSMGTNKAEEYVFGVKFLEEGVMLENKENEFNEYFSENEKNDFTVTPVSQNQREVKIPEINSKEIENKIKTLDMWKEYDKRCLECGSCTVACSTCTCFTTYDINYSSDTDAGERRRMHASCHIDGFTSIAGGHSFRNTPGDKMRFKVLHKIHDHKALFKEYQMCVGCGRCDERCPVGISFIHAVNRLAQEVDKLNKEVK from the coding sequence ATGGGCTATTTTGTATCTAATGAAAAATTTGACCAGATTATCAATAAAATGGGGGAGAAATATAGAGTATATGCTCCTAAAAGATTTGAAGGTCAAGGAAGATATTCTGACACAGATGTAATAAGATATGATGAAATAACTTCAATAAAAGAAATTGTTCATGATGTTAAGTCGACTTATTCTGCAAAAGAAGTTTTAACACCTCTTAATCAGACTATTATGTATTTTACTGAGGGAAAATATACAGAAAGTCAATTAAAAGATGAGAGAGATATCCTTATATTTGCAAGAGCTTGTGATATTAATGCAATAAAAAGATTTGATGACATCTATTTAAAAAATGGCAGCTATGAGGATCCTTATTATAAAAGAGTAAGAGAGAAAACTAAATTTATTCTTATGGAATGTCCATCTAATGGATGGGATACATGCTTCTGCGTTTCTATGGGAACAAATAAAGCAGAAGAATATGTATTTGGAGTAAAATTCCTTGAAGAAGGAGTAATGCTGGAAAATAAAGAAAATGAATTTAATGAATATTTTAGTGAAAATGAAAAGAATGATTTTACTGTAACTCCAGTATCTCAAAATCAAAGAGAAGTAAAAATTCCAGAAATTAACTCTAAAGAAATAGAAAACAAGATAAAAACTTTAGATATGTGGAAAGAATACGACAAGAGATGTCTGGAATGTGGAAGCTGTACAGTAGCTTGTTCAACTTGTACTTGCTTTACTACATATGATATAAATTATTCTTCAGATACAGATGCTGGAGAAAGAAGAAGAATGCACGCTTCATGCCATATAGACGGATTTACTTCTATAGCTGGAGGACACTCTTTCAGAAATACTCCAGGAGATAAAATGAGATTCAAAGTTTTACATAAAATACATGATCATAAAGCTCTCTTTAAAGAGTATCAGATGTGTGTAGGATGTGGTAGATGCGATGAAAGATGTCCAGTAGGTATATCTTTTATCCATGCTGTTAATAGATTAGCCCAAGAGGTTGACAAACTTAATAAGGAGGTAAAATAA
- the asrB gene encoding anaerobic sulfite reductase subunit AsrB: protein MENILLPEPHKILNITKMTDLEWLFRVEYKEVSKIQFGQFMQISLPKVGECPISITNFSVEENWIEFLIRKVGIVTDELFKLKPGTIMPMRGPYGKGFNLENYKGKNVIVVTGGSGLAPVRSFIDYIYKHPETVKSLELLFGFKDMESVLFKEDLLNWREKFQLTLTVDKGCGIDGECVGLVTEYVPQLQLLRKDFNDLEIIIVGPPVMMKYTALEFKKIGIPDENIWLSFERKMSCAIGKCGHCRIDETYVCLEGPVFNYSKAKDLVD, encoded by the coding sequence ATGGAAAATATTTTATTACCTGAACCACATAAAATTTTAAATATAACAAAAATGACTGACTTAGAATGGTTATTTCGTGTTGAGTATAAAGAAGTATCTAAAATACAATTTGGGCAGTTTATGCAGATATCTCTTCCTAAAGTAGGAGAATGTCCAATTTCTATAACAAATTTTTCTGTTGAAGAGAACTGGATAGAATTTCTTATAAGAAAAGTGGGAATTGTAACTGATGAACTTTTTAAATTAAAACCCGGAACTATTATGCCTATGAGAGGACCTTATGGAAAAGGATTTAATTTAGAAAACTATAAGGGAAAAAATGTAATTGTTGTAACTGGCGGTTCTGGTCTTGCTCCTGTCAGAAGCTTTATAGACTATATATATAAACATCCTGAAACAGTAAAATCATTGGAACTGCTGTTTGGATTTAAAGATATGGAATCTGTATTGTTCAAAGAGGATCTATTAAACTGGAGAGAAAAATTCCAATTAACTTTGACAGTTGATAAGGGATGCGGTATAGATGGAGAATGCGTTGGACTTGTAACTGAATATGTTCCACAACTACAACTTTTACGTAAAGATTTCAATGATTTGGAAATAATAATTGTTGGACCTCCTGTAATGATGAAATATACAGCTCTTGAATTTAAAAAAATAGGAATTCCTGATGAAAATATTTGGCTTTCTTTTGAAAGAAAAATGTCTTGTGCAATTGGGAAATGTGGACACTGTAGAATAGATGAAACTTATGTGTGCCTAGAAGGACCTGTATTTAACTATTCAAAAGCTAAAGATTTAGTCGATTAA
- the asrC gene encoding sulfite reductase subunit C — protein sequence MKHDMNINKLKLNCFRQSKVPGEFMLQMRVPGGLVKAKYLSTIQYIAETWGNGTFHLGMRQTLNAPGIKYENIPEVNKYLEEYIKDIEVDMCNVCMEANEAGYPTIGARNIMACIGNSHCIKANINTFELAKKIEKEIFPSHYHIKIAIAGCPNDCAKGHFNDFGILGVTKPIYLKDRCIGCGRCVKMCEHAATRVLKLVNNKVEKDACCCVGCGECVEACPASAWVRPTKKFYRVIVGGRTGKQYPRMGKMFLNWVTEDVVIKVIQNWQNFSANVLHHEPVYIHGGHLIDRAGYAKFKDLILKDVELNPEALVAQRILWAETEYRSNINLRAVGDIPSPGEDYTK from the coding sequence ATGAAACATGATATGAATATAAATAAATTGAAACTAAACTGTTTCCGCCAATCTAAAGTACCTGGAGAATTTATGCTTCAAATGCGTGTACCTGGAGGACTTGTTAAAGCAAAATATTTGAGTACAATTCAATATATTGCAGAGACTTGGGGAAATGGAACTTTCCACTTAGGAATGAGACAGACATTAAATGCTCCCGGAATAAAATATGAAAATATTCCTGAAGTAAACAAGTATCTGGAAGAATATATTAAAGACATAGAAGTAGATATGTGTAATGTTTGTATGGAAGCTAATGAAGCTGGATATCCAACAATAGGAGCAAGAAATATAATGGCTTGTATAGGTAACTCTCACTGTATAAAAGCAAATATAAATACTTTTGAGTTAGCTAAAAAAATAGAAAAAGAGATATTCCCAAGCCATTACCATATAAAAATAGCAATAGCAGGATGTCCTAATGACTGTGCTAAGGGACATTTTAATGATTTTGGTATACTTGGAGTTACAAAACCAATTTATCTGAAAGATAGATGTATTGGATGTGGAAGATGTGTAAAAATGTGTGAACATGCTGCTACAAGAGTACTTAAATTAGTAAATAATAAAGTAGAAAAAGACGCCTGCTGTTGTGTAGGATGCGGAGAATGTGTGGAAGCCTGTCCAGCATCAGCATGGGTAAGACCTACTAAGAAATTCTACAGAGTAATAGTTGGAGGTAGAACAGGAAAACAATATCCAAGAATGGGAAAAATGTTTTTGAACTGGGTTACAGAAGATGTAGTAATTAAAGTAATTCAAAACTGGCAAAACTTCTCTGCTAATGTTCTTCACCATGAACCTGTATATATTCATGGAGGACATCTTATTGACAGAGCTGGATATGCAAAGTTCAAAGATTTAATTTTAAAAGATGTAGAATTGAATCCAGAAGCATTAGTGGCACAAAGAATTTTATGGGCTGAAACTGAATACAGATCCAATATAAATTTAAGAGCTGTAGGAGATATTCCAAGTCCGGGAGAAGATTATACAAAATAA